The following are encoded in a window of Sphaerisporangium siamense genomic DNA:
- a CDS encoding sulfotransferase domain-containing protein yields MNPTVKRSAHAVSHTAGRLTVGGRLLPSFLIVGAQRCGTTSLYRALAQHPLVLKPVLRKGVHYFDTAYDKGLSWYRAHFPLRATAARLHRRYGTRPLAFESSPYYMFHPLSPYRMARDLPGAKMIVLVRDPVERAYSAHAHEVARGFETERSFARAVGLEPARLAGEIERLCEEPYGHSHAHRHHAYVARGQYAEQLARLESVVARRRILVIDSGRFFATPEPVYDQVLEFLGLPRLGDPVFERHNARPRPAEMPRSLRDELSEHFVPWDLKLCDWLGDVPSWCR; encoded by the coding sequence GTGAACCCCACGGTCAAACGATCCGCCCACGCCGTGTCGCACACGGCCGGGCGGCTCACCGTCGGCGGGCGCCTGCTGCCGTCCTTCCTGATCGTCGGCGCGCAACGCTGCGGCACGACCTCGCTGTACCGTGCCCTCGCCCAGCACCCTCTCGTGCTCAAACCCGTCCTGCGCAAGGGCGTCCACTATTTCGACACGGCCTACGACAAGGGGCTGTCGTGGTACCGCGCGCACTTCCCGCTGCGGGCCACGGCGGCCCGCCTGCACCGCCGGTACGGCACGCGCCCGCTGGCCTTCGAGTCCTCGCCCTACTACATGTTCCACCCGCTGTCGCCGTACCGCATGGCCCGTGACCTGCCCGGCGCCAAGATGATCGTGCTGGTGCGCGACCCGGTCGAGCGGGCGTACTCCGCCCACGCCCACGAGGTCGCGCGCGGGTTCGAGACCGAGCGGTCGTTCGCGCGTGCCGTCGGGCTGGAACCCGCGCGGCTGGCCGGAGAGATCGAGCGGCTGTGCGAGGAGCCGTACGGCCACAGCCACGCCCACCGGCACCACGCCTACGTCGCCCGCGGGCAGTACGCCGAACAGCTCGCGCGCCTGGAGTCCGTGGTCGCGCGCCGCCGCATCCTCGTGATCGACAGCGGGCGGTTCTTCGCGACCCCCGAGCCCGTGTACGACCAGGTGCTGGAGTTCCTCGGCCTGCCGCGCCTCGGCGACCCGGTGTTCGAGCGGCACAACGCCCGTCCCCGCCCGGCCGAGATGCCCCGGTCGCTGCGCGACGAGCTTTCCGAGCACTTCGTCCCCTGGGACCTCAAGCTGTGCGACTGGCTCGGCGACGTCCCCTCCTGGTGCCGCTGA
- a CDS encoding glycoside hydrolase family 26 protein: MAGIWFFGIGLAAGCGLIVYAVASVKPPERAVATGRPGADLPVPSGAPGCVATAKLIPSCGAWWGMAPDVFGGRPPSQAIAFAEQRMGRRADIVHVYHRGWEPFPTPEELHLAKKRLLLINWKPSIRRTWAEIAAGAIDDRIDRVAATIRHRLPRRFFLTIHHEPENDVRERPGSGMTAEDYAAMYRHVVLRLRDQGVRNAVTVMTYMGAPNWAAKPWFERLYPGDDVVDWIGLDPYADHRVNDFAGLVDKRRADQGDWPGFYRWTQQRFPGKPLMIAEWGAFERHDDPAFKVSFFNSVRRQIRGYPQIKALVYFDSPIAPRGDTRFDSSVPAGRAFAELARAPYFSSTPVPDH; encoded by the coding sequence GTGGCGGGAATATGGTTTTTCGGTATCGGGCTCGCCGCCGGATGCGGGCTGATCGTCTACGCCGTCGCGTCGGTGAAGCCGCCGGAGCGCGCCGTCGCCACCGGCCGCCCGGGCGCCGACCTGCCCGTCCCGAGCGGCGCGCCCGGCTGCGTGGCCACGGCCAAGCTGATCCCGAGCTGCGGCGCCTGGTGGGGCATGGCCCCGGACGTCTTCGGCGGACGGCCGCCGTCCCAGGCCATCGCCTTCGCCGAGCAGCGCATGGGGCGCAGGGCCGACATCGTCCACGTGTACCACCGCGGCTGGGAGCCGTTCCCCACCCCCGAGGAGCTCCACCTCGCCAAGAAACGGCTGCTGCTGATCAACTGGAAGCCCTCGATCCGGCGCACCTGGGCCGAGATCGCCGCCGGGGCCATCGACGACCGCATCGACCGCGTCGCCGCGACGATCCGGCACAGGCTCCCGCGCCGCTTCTTCCTCACCATCCACCACGAGCCGGAGAACGACGTGCGCGAGCGGCCCGGCTCCGGCATGACCGCCGAGGACTACGCCGCCATGTACCGGCACGTTGTGCTGCGCCTGCGCGACCAGGGGGTGCGCAACGCCGTCACGGTCATGACGTACATGGGCGCGCCCAACTGGGCGGCGAAGCCGTGGTTCGAGCGGCTCTACCCCGGCGACGACGTGGTCGACTGGATCGGCCTGGACCCTTACGCCGACCACCGGGTCAACGACTTCGCCGGCCTGGTCGACAAGCGGCGCGCCGACCAGGGCGACTGGCCCGGCTTCTACCGCTGGACCCAGCAGCGCTTCCCCGGCAAGCCGCTCATGATCGCTGAGTGGGGGGCCTTCGAGCGGCACGACGACCCCGCGTTCAAGGTGTCGTTCTTCAACTCGGTCCGCCGCCAGATCCGGGGCTACCCGCAGATCAAGGCGCTGGTCTACTTCGACTCGCCGATCGCGCCGCGCGGCGACACCCGCTTCGACTCCAGCGTCCCCGCCGGGCGCGCGTTCGCCGAGCTGGCCCGCGCCCCCTACTTCAGCTCCACGCCCGTCCCCGACCACTGA
- the cysC gene encoding adenylyl-sulfate kinase has product MGNAEETAAGPVLDWVPDAHELADLELLLSGAFTPLTGFLGSADLASVVESGRLADGTPWPDPVTLTVPHDHPVSAGQELTLRDPEGAAVAVMKVTERTADGLVAGPVTSVGAPEHGPFARLRRPPAEVRAAMGGRPVLAVTMRGPLDSLDEITATARELDAAVLLLPLAFGEGGPAVVRAALKARDALPGGTEVAVVPLAPRDPEIDLELREHVASAFGAEEHLAAPEPVTLPGPPHRRGLVVFFTGLSGSGKSTIARGLHDALLERGGRTVTYLDGDVVRRLLSAGLTFSKQDRDLNIRRIGFVAAEVARHGGLAICAPIAPYAAIRDEVRHMVEAVGADFLLVHVATPLAECERRDRKGLYAKARAGVIPAFTGISDPYEEPEDADLTLDTTGMPVDRAVGTVLGLLTSGGWVR; this is encoded by the coding sequence GTGGGAAACGCAGAGGAGACCGCCGCCGGCCCCGTCCTCGACTGGGTGCCCGACGCCCACGAGCTCGCCGACCTCGAATTGCTGCTGTCCGGGGCCTTCACCCCGCTGACCGGGTTCCTCGGCTCGGCCGACCTGGCCTCGGTGGTCGAGAGCGGCCGCCTCGCCGACGGCACCCCCTGGCCCGACCCGGTCACGCTGACGGTACCGCACGATCATCCGGTGTCCGCCGGTCAGGAACTGACGCTGCGCGACCCCGAGGGCGCGGCCGTGGCCGTGATGAAGGTGACGGAGCGGACGGCCGACGGGCTGGTGGCGGGCCCGGTGACCTCCGTGGGCGCGCCCGAGCACGGCCCCTTCGCGCGGCTGCGCCGTCCTCCCGCCGAGGTGCGCGCCGCCATGGGCGGGCGTCCGGTGCTGGCCGTCACCATGCGCGGCCCGCTCGACTCGCTGGACGAGATCACCGCCACCGCCCGCGAGCTGGACGCGGCGGTCCTGCTGCTCCCGCTGGCCTTCGGCGAGGGCGGCCCCGCCGTGGTGCGCGCCGCGCTCAAGGCCCGCGACGCCCTGCCCGGCGGCACGGAGGTGGCCGTGGTGCCGCTGGCCCCGCGCGACCCCGAGATCGACCTGGAGCTGCGCGAGCACGTCGCGTCCGCGTTCGGCGCCGAGGAGCACCTCGCCGCGCCCGAGCCGGTCACGCTGCCCGGGCCGCCGCACCGGCGCGGCCTGGTGGTGTTCTTCACGGGCCTGTCGGGCTCGGGCAAGTCGACGATCGCCCGCGGCCTGCACGACGCCCTGCTCGAACGCGGCGGCCGCACGGTGACGTACCTGGACGGCGACGTGGTGCGGCGGCTGCTGTCGGCGGGCCTCACCTTCTCCAAGCAGGACCGCGACCTCAACATCCGCAGGATCGGCTTCGTCGCCGCCGAGGTCGCCCGGCACGGCGGGCTCGCGATCTGCGCGCCGATCGCCCCGTACGCCGCGATCCGCGACGAGGTGCGCCACATGGTGGAGGCCGTCGGCGCCGACTTCCTGCTCGTCCACGTCGCCACGCCGCTCGCCGAGTGCGAGCGGCGCGACCGCAAGGGGCTGTACGCCAAGGCCCGCGCGGGGGTGATCCCGGCGTTCACCGGCATCTCCGACCCCTACGAGGAGCCGGAGGACGCCGACCTGACCCTGGACACCACAGGCATGCCGGTGGACCGGGCCGTCGGCACGGTGCTGGGCCTGCTCACCTCGGGCGGCTGGGTGCGCTGA
- a CDS encoding SigE family RNA polymerase sigma factor: MDVAEERRFREFVSARSPALMRFGYLLTGGDQHAAEDLLQTVLVKTAARWSRVDDPEPYVRRAMYRQQVSWWRLASHRRETTVADAPDAPDPSGRDHADAAEVKLVLRHALARLTSRQRAALVLRYFEDLPEAEVAQIMGCSVGTVRSTVHRSLARLRAAAPELADLRSPRDSFEEVPR, from the coding sequence GTGGACGTTGCCGAGGAGCGACGGTTCCGCGAGTTCGTGTCCGCGCGCTCGCCCGCGCTGATGCGTTTCGGCTACCTGCTGACCGGCGGTGACCAGCACGCCGCGGAGGACCTGCTGCAGACGGTGCTGGTCAAGACGGCGGCCAGGTGGAGCCGCGTCGACGACCCCGAGCCGTACGTGCGGCGCGCGATGTACCGGCAGCAGGTGAGCTGGTGGCGCCTGGCCTCGCACCGGCGCGAGACCACCGTCGCCGACGCCCCCGACGCGCCCGACCCGTCGGGGCGCGACCACGCGGACGCGGCCGAGGTGAAGCTCGTGCTGCGGCACGCGCTGGCCCGCCTGACGTCCCGCCAGCGCGCCGCGCTGGTGCTGCGGTACTTCGAGGACCTGCCCGAGGCCGAGGTCGCCCAGATCATGGGCTGCTCGGTCGGCACCGTGCGCAGCACCGTCCACCGCTCCCTCGCCCGCCTGCGCGCCGCCGCGCCCGAGCTCGCCGACCTGCGCTCCCCGCGCGACTCCTTCGAGGAGGTTCCCCGATGA
- a CDS encoding class I SAM-dependent methyltransferase, producing the protein MSEVRWWPATQGDVFSLRIRELRTEQLGRRLDILIAGCGRGGRIDLERVETRVTGIDEDLPVLRAALEHRADLDARFLGDLRDAPLLPRTFDVVHAAFLLERVRHTELVLDRMVNALRPGGLLLIRMRDRASAYGFCDRLLPGWFRRLLWPRFAPEGTVGPLPAIYEQVASREGIHSYCLMRGLMIAEDYSGTSGPALRGPHARLARVACKAVARLSGDRLPATRDEITLVIRKPQNHFARLI; encoded by the coding sequence ATGTCAGAGGTTCGATGGTGGCCCGCCACCCAAGGCGACGTGTTCAGCCTCCGGATCCGCGAGCTGAGAACCGAGCAGCTCGGCCGCAGGCTCGACATCCTGATCGCCGGATGCGGCCGCGGCGGCCGGATCGATCTGGAGCGCGTCGAGACCCGGGTCACCGGCATCGACGAGGACCTCCCCGTGCTGCGCGCCGCCCTGGAGCACCGCGCCGACCTGGACGCCCGCTTCCTCGGCGACCTGCGCGACGCGCCGCTGCTGCCCCGCACGTTCGACGTCGTGCACGCGGCGTTCCTGCTGGAGCGGGTGCGCCACACCGAACTCGTGCTGGACCGCATGGTAAACGCCCTGCGCCCCGGCGGGCTGCTGCTGATCCGCATGCGCGACCGCGCCTCGGCGTACGGCTTCTGCGACCGCCTCCTGCCCGGCTGGTTCCGCAGGCTGCTGTGGCCGCGGTTCGCCCCCGAGGGCACGGTCGGCCCCCTGCCGGCGATCTACGAGCAGGTCGCCTCCCGCGAGGGCATCCATTCCTACTGCCTGATGCGCGGGCTCATGATCGCCGAGGACTATTCGGGCACGTCGGGTCCCGCGCTACGCGGGCCGCACGCGCGGCTCGCCCGCGTGGCGTGCAAGGCGGTCGCGCGCCTGTCCGGCGACCGCCTGCCCGCCACGCGGGACGAGATCACGCTGGTGATCCGCAAGCCTCAGAACCACTTCGCCCGGCTGATCTGA
- the mfd gene encoding transcription-repair coupling factor, which produces MSLSGLLDLVIAEPRLAGVLERSAQDVDLIAAPALRPFVVGALARERPVLAVTATGREAEDLAAALTGLVGNDAVAVFPAWETLPHERLSPRSDTVGQRLAVLRRLAHPVAGDTAAGPLSVVVAPVRAVLQPLVTGLGDLTPVRLRAGDDADLEEVVERLVAGGYHRVDMVEKRGEVAVRGGLLDVFPPTEEHPLRLEFWGDTVEEIRWFKVADQRSLEVAQDGLFAAPCRELLLTDEVRRRARDLGELHPALKETLDQLADGIPVEGMEAFAPALVDGMDLLLDHLPARAAVLVCDPERIRGRAVELVHTSQEFLEASWINAAAGGAAPIDLGAAAFRGLAEVRDHARELGRPWWTVAPFAATDQAGEGGTSLPGDDELYGAGEAVELAAREAESYRGDTQRALADIKGWLGDGRAVVLLSEGHGPAERIVELLKGVDVAARLVPSLDEPPGRDVVHVTTGRVEHGFVTDTVAVLTHLDLVGQKASTKDMRRLPSRRRNMVDPLQLKVGDHVVHAQHGVGRYVEMVQRTVQGATREYLVIEYAKGDRLYVPTDQLDEVTRYVGGESPTLNRMGGADWAKAKSRARKAVKEIAGELIRLYSARMASPGYAFAADTPWQREMEDAFPYAETGDQLAAIDEVKRDMERAVPMDRLICGDVGYGKTEIAVRAAFKAVQDGKQVAVLVPTTLLVQQHLSTFGERFASFPVVVKPVSRFQSDGEVKATLDGLRDGAVDIVIGTHRLLNPDIRFKQLGLIIVDEEQRFGVEHKEAMKHMRTQVDVLAMSATPIPRTLEMGLTGIREMSTILTPPEERHPILTFVGPYDEKQIAAAVRRELMRDGQVFFVHNRVSSINRVAGRLRELVPEARVAVAHGQMNEQQLEKIMVGFWERDFDVLVSTTIVESGLDIPNANTLIVDRADNYGLSQLHQLRGRVGRGRERGYAYFLYPPEAPLTETAHERLATIAQHTEMGAGMYVAMKDLEIRGAGNILGAEQSGHIAGVGFDLYVRMMAEAVQEQKAKLSGEAVAEDHADVKVELPVNAHIPHDYVTSERLRLEAYKRLAAVGSPEDIAAVREELVDRYGRPPQEVDNLLEVARFRVHARKAGLTDVALQGQHIRFAPARLKESQQVRLDRLYPKSVYKSAAETLLVPLPKTKPLGGRPLRDLELLTWCTDLVEAMFPAHGLAPLGGEGRS; this is translated from the coding sequence ATGAGTCTTTCCGGACTGCTCGACCTTGTCATCGCCGAACCGCGCCTGGCCGGGGTCCTGGAGCGGTCCGCCCAGGACGTCGACCTGATCGCCGCCCCCGCCCTGAGGCCCTTCGTGGTGGGGGCGCTGGCCCGCGAGCGTCCCGTGCTGGCCGTCACCGCCACCGGGCGCGAGGCCGAAGACCTGGCCGCGGCGCTGACGGGTCTCGTCGGGAACGACGCCGTCGCCGTCTTCCCCGCCTGGGAGACCCTGCCGCACGAGCGCCTGTCGCCGCGCAGCGACACCGTCGGCCAGCGCCTGGCCGTGCTGCGCCGGCTCGCCCACCCCGTCGCCGGGGACACCGCCGCCGGCCCGCTGTCGGTCGTCGTGGCGCCGGTGCGCGCCGTGCTCCAGCCGCTGGTCACCGGCCTCGGCGACCTCACGCCCGTACGCCTGCGCGCCGGCGACGACGCCGACCTGGAGGAGGTCGTCGAGCGCCTGGTCGCGGGCGGCTACCACCGGGTGGACATGGTGGAGAAGCGCGGCGAGGTCGCCGTGCGCGGCGGCCTGCTGGACGTCTTCCCGCCCACCGAGGAACACCCGCTGCGCCTGGAGTTCTGGGGCGACACCGTCGAGGAGATCCGCTGGTTCAAGGTCGCCGACCAGCGTTCGCTGGAGGTCGCGCAGGACGGCCTGTTCGCCGCGCCCTGCCGCGAGCTGCTGCTCACCGACGAGGTCAGGCGGCGCGCCCGCGACCTCGGCGAGCTGCACCCGGCGCTGAAGGAGACCCTCGACCAGCTCGCCGACGGCATCCCCGTCGAGGGCATGGAGGCGTTCGCGCCCGCGCTCGTCGACGGCATGGACCTGTTGCTGGACCACCTGCCCGCCCGCGCCGCCGTCCTGGTCTGCGACCCCGAGCGCATCCGCGGCCGCGCCGTCGAGCTCGTCCACACCAGCCAGGAGTTCCTGGAGGCGTCCTGGATCAACGCCGCCGCCGGGGGCGCGGCGCCGATCGACCTCGGGGCCGCGGCGTTCCGCGGCCTCGCCGAGGTCCGCGACCACGCCCGTGAGCTCGGCCGGCCCTGGTGGACGGTCGCGCCGTTCGCGGCCACCGACCAGGCCGGCGAGGGGGGCACGTCCCTGCCCGGCGACGACGAGCTGTACGGCGCGGGCGAGGCCGTCGAGCTGGCCGCCCGCGAGGCCGAGTCCTACCGGGGCGACACCCAGCGCGCGCTCGCCGACATCAAGGGATGGCTCGGCGACGGCCGCGCCGTCGTGCTGCTGAGCGAGGGGCACGGCCCGGCCGAGCGCATCGTCGAGCTGCTCAAGGGCGTGGACGTCGCCGCCAGGCTCGTGCCCTCGCTGGACGAGCCCCCGGGCAGGGACGTCGTCCACGTCACCACCGGCCGCGTCGAGCACGGCTTCGTCACCGACACGGTCGCCGTTCTCACCCACCTGGACCTGGTCGGCCAGAAGGCGTCCACCAAGGACATGCGCCGCCTGCCCTCCCGCCGCAGGAACATGGTCGACCCCCTGCAGCTCAAGGTCGGCGACCACGTCGTGCACGCCCAGCACGGCGTGGGGCGGTACGTCGAGATGGTGCAGCGCACCGTCCAGGGCGCCACCCGCGAGTACTTGGTGATCGAGTACGCCAAGGGCGACCGGCTGTACGTCCCCACCGACCAGCTCGACGAGGTCACCCGCTACGTCGGCGGCGAGTCCCCCACGCTGAACCGCATGGGCGGAGCCGACTGGGCCAAGGCCAAGTCCCGGGCGCGCAAGGCCGTCAAGGAGATCGCCGGCGAGCTGATCCGCCTCTACAGCGCCCGCATGGCCTCGCCCGGTTACGCCTTCGCCGCCGACACCCCCTGGCAGCGCGAGATGGAGGACGCCTTCCCCTACGCCGAGACCGGCGACCAGCTCGCCGCCATCGACGAGGTCAAGCGCGACATGGAGCGCGCCGTCCCGATGGACCGCCTGATCTGCGGCGACGTCGGCTACGGCAAGACCGAGATCGCGGTGCGCGCGGCGTTCAAGGCCGTGCAGGACGGCAAGCAGGTCGCCGTGCTCGTCCCCACCACCCTGCTCGTCCAGCAGCACCTGTCGACCTTCGGCGAGCGCTTCGCGAGCTTCCCCGTCGTCGTGAAGCCGGTGTCGCGTTTCCAGTCCGACGGCGAGGTGAAGGCGACCCTGGACGGGCTCAGGGACGGCGCCGTCGACATCGTGATCGGCACGCACCGCCTGCTCAACCCCGACATCCGGTTCAAGCAGCTCGGCCTCATCATCGTCGACGAGGAGCAGCGCTTCGGCGTCGAGCACAAAGAGGCCATGAAGCACATGCGCACGCAGGTCGACGTGCTGGCCATGTCCGCGACGCCGATCCCCCGCACGCTGGAGATGGGCCTCACCGGCATCCGCGAGATGTCCACCATCCTGACGCCCCCGGAGGAGCGCCACCCGATCCTCACCTTCGTCGGGCCCTACGACGAGAAGCAGATCGCGGCGGCCGTCCGGCGCGAGCTGATGCGCGACGGCCAGGTGTTCTTCGTCCACAACCGGGTGTCCTCGATCAACCGGGTGGCCGGGCGCCTGCGCGAGCTGGTCCCCGAGGCCCGGGTCGCCGTGGCGCACGGGCAGATGAACGAGCAGCAGCTTGAGAAGATCATGGTCGGCTTCTGGGAGCGCGACTTCGACGTGCTCGTCAGCACGACGATCGTCGAGTCCGGCCTCGACATCCCCAACGCCAACACCCTCATCGTGGACCGCGCGGACAACTACGGCCTGTCCCAGCTCCACCAGCTCCGCGGGCGGGTCGGCCGGGGCCGCGAGCGCGGCTACGCCTACTTCCTGTACCCGCCGGAGGCCCCGCTCACCGAGACCGCCCACGAGCGCCTCGCGACGATCGCCCAGCACACCGAGATGGGCGCGGGCATGTACGTCGCGATGAAGGACCTGGAGATCCGCGGCGCCGGCAACATCCTCGGCGCCGAGCAGTCCGGCCACATCGCCGGCGTCGGCTTCGACCTGTACGTCCGCATGATGGCCGAGGCCGTGCAGGAGCAGAAGGCCAAGCTGTCCGGAGAGGCGGTCGCGGAGGACCACGCCGACGTCAAGGTCGAGCTGCCGGTCAACGCCCACATCCCGCACGACTACGTCACCTCCGAGCGGCTGCGGCTGGAGGCGTACAAGCGCCTGGCGGCGGTCGGCTCGCCCGAGGACATCGCCGCGGTCCGCGAGGAGCTGGTCGACCGGTACGGACGCCCGCCGCAGGAGGTGGACAACCTGCTGGAGGTCGCGCGGTTCCGCGTCCACGCCCGCAAGGCCGGGCTGACCGACGTCGCCCTGCAGGGCCAGCACATCAGGTTCGCCCCGGCGCGGCTGAAGGAGTCCCAGCAGGTCCGCCTGGACCGGCTCTACCCCAAGTCGGTGTACAAGTCGGCCGCAGAGACCCTGCTGGTGCCGCTGCCGAAGACCAAGCCCCTGGGCGGGCGTCCCCTGCGCGACCTGGAACTGCTCACCTGGTGCACCGACCTGGTGGAGGCCATGTTCCCTGCCCATGGCCTCGCTCCGCTCGGCGGCGAGGGGCGCTCTTGA
- a CDS encoding SurA N-terminal domain-containing protein: MKSIRVRAPQAVAAAVLACLAMTACSSPVRVGEAATVGGERISTGELNEKIAEFQAALKKSNVDESQLQIPSIPRAILLQLIATRQFDGFARRNNITVSDGDIDKLISEQGGSQQLGMAALGKGVAPSMARAWVRGGVIYQKALERFGANLTDQASVQAAQIKLVEQLEAVPVKVSPRYGTWDNRQGGMVDEARFGKPVPSPSAQLQQDPSQGGELQQDPAQQQDPAAGQ, from the coding sequence GTGAAGTCGATACGTGTGCGCGCGCCGCAGGCCGTCGCGGCCGCCGTGCTGGCGTGCCTCGCCATGACCGCCTGCTCCTCGCCCGTCCGGGTCGGCGAGGCCGCCACCGTCGGGGGCGAGCGCATCAGCACCGGCGAGCTGAACGAGAAGATCGCCGAGTTCCAGGCGGCGCTGAAGAAGTCGAACGTCGACGAGTCGCAGCTCCAGATCCCGTCGATCCCGCGCGCGATCCTGCTCCAGCTCATCGCGACCCGCCAGTTCGACGGGTTCGCCCGGCGGAACAACATCACCGTCAGCGACGGCGACATCGACAAGCTGATCTCCGAGCAGGGCGGCTCCCAGCAGCTCGGCATGGCCGCGCTCGGCAAGGGCGTCGCCCCGTCGATGGCCCGCGCGTGGGTCCGCGGCGGCGTCATCTACCAGAAGGCGCTGGAGCGCTTCGGCGCCAACCTGACCGACCAGGCGTCGGTGCAGGCCGCCCAGATCAAGCTCGTCGAGCAGCTTGAGGCGGTTCCGGTCAAGGTCTCGCCGCGCTACGGCACCTGGGACAACCGGCAGGGCGGCATGGTCGACGAGGCCCGGTTCGGCAAGCCCGTCCCGAGCCCGAGCGCTCAGCTCCAGCAGGACCCCTCCCAGGGTGGCGAGCTCCAGCAGGACCCGGCCCAGCAGCAGGATCCCGCCGCCGGCCAGTGA